One part of the Oceanihabitans sp. IOP_32 genome encodes these proteins:
- a CDS encoding urocanate hydratase, whose protein sequence is MTFKAHILQGIPSQLPVKRPYPKDANRAPKRKDILSKEEKKLAIRNALRYFPKKWHDTLAEEFAQELQDFGRIYMYRFKPDYKMYARDLAEYPSKCTQAAAIMLMIQNNLDPAVAQHPEELITYGGNGAVFQNWAQYLLVMQYLAIMTDEQTLHLYSGHPMGLFPSSQHAPRVVVTNGMVIPNYSKPDHWEKFNALGVSQYGQMTAGSFMYIGPQGIVHGTTITVMNAFRKILKKNESPAGKIFLTSGLGGMSGAQPKAGNIAGCISICAEVNIKAATKRYEQGWVDLLIDTMDDLVARVKQAQANNEVVSIAFIGNIVDVWERFDEEDIFVHVGSDQTSLHIPWTGGYYPVGVSYEESNRLIREAPELFQEKVQASLRRHAAAINKHTNKGTYFFDYGNAFLLEASRAGADVMAENGIDFKYASYVQDILGPMCFDYGFGPFRWVCASGKTEDLDKTDEIAAQVLEDIMLHAPEEIKLQMQDNIIWIKNAKQNNMVVGSQARILYADAEGRTKIAQAFNQAIAKGTIGPVVLGRDHHDVSGTDSPYRETSNIYDGSKFTADMAMHNVIGDSFRGATWVSIHNGGGVGWGEVINGGFGLLLDGTPEAESRLKNMLFYDVNNGIARRSWARNEPALFAIKREMERRPDLKVTLPNLVEDSILNNLF, encoded by the coding sequence ATGACCTTTAAAGCACATATATTACAAGGCATTCCAAGCCAATTACCTGTAAAACGCCCCTACCCAAAAGATGCCAACCGCGCACCAAAGCGAAAGGATATTTTATCGAAAGAAGAAAAAAAACTCGCCATTCGCAATGCCTTGCGGTACTTTCCTAAGAAATGGCATGACACCTTAGCGGAAGAATTTGCTCAAGAACTACAAGATTTTGGACGCATTTATATGTACCGTTTTAAGCCAGATTACAAAATGTACGCCAGAGACCTTGCTGAATATCCTTCCAAATGCACCCAAGCGGCAGCGATAATGCTCATGATTCAAAACAACCTCGATCCTGCTGTAGCACAACATCCCGAAGAATTAATTACTTATGGTGGTAACGGCGCCGTGTTTCAAAATTGGGCGCAGTACCTTTTAGTAATGCAGTATTTAGCGATTATGACAGATGAACAGACCTTACATTTGTATTCTGGGCATCCTATGGGGTTATTCCCATCATCTCAACATGCGCCTCGAGTGGTCGTCACCAATGGCATGGTAATTCCCAATTATTCGAAACCCGACCATTGGGAAAAATTTAATGCTTTGGGGGTTTCGCAATACGGACAAATGACGGCTGGTTCCTTTATGTATATTGGCCCGCAAGGCATTGTTCACGGTACTACCATTACGGTTATGAATGCGTTTAGAAAGATTTTAAAAAAGAACGAATCCCCAGCAGGGAAAATATTCTTAACCTCGGGTTTAGGCGGCATGAGTGGCGCGCAACCCAAGGCAGGAAATATTGCGGGTTGTATTAGTATTTGTGCCGAAGTCAATATAAAAGCGGCCACAAAAAGATACGAGCAAGGTTGGGTGGATTTGCTTATTGATACTATGGACGATTTGGTTGCTCGAGTAAAACAAGCACAAGCCAATAACGAGGTGGTTTCGATAGCTTTTATTGGAAATATAGTTGATGTTTGGGAGCGTTTTGATGAAGAAGACATTTTTGTGCACGTCGGATCCGATCAAACCTCGCTCCATATCCCGTGGACTGGTGGTTATTACCCTGTTGGTGTGTCTTATGAAGAGTCAAACCGATTAATTCGTGAAGCTCCAGAACTATTTCAAGAAAAGGTACAGGCGTCTTTGCGTCGCCATGCCGCGGCCATTAATAAGCACACCAATAAAGGCACATACTTTTTCGATTACGGCAATGCTTTTTTATTGGAAGCCTCAAGAGCAGGAGCCGATGTTATGGCAGAAAATGGCATCGATTTTAAATACGCGTCGTATGTACAGGATATTTTAGGTCCTATGTGTTTCGATTATGGATTTGGACCATTTCGCTGGGTTTGCGCTTCTGGAAAAACTGAAGATTTAGATAAAACTGATGAAATTGCTGCGCAAGTTTTAGAGGATATCATGCTGCATGCACCTGAAGAAATAAAATTGCAAATGCAAGACAACATTATCTGGATAAAAAACGCAAAACAAAACAACATGGTTGTGGGTTCGCAAGCGCGTATCTTGTATGCCGATGCCGAAGGTCGAACCAAAATAGCCCAGGCCTTTAATCAAGCCATTGCCAAAGGCACTATTGGCCCTGTGGTTTTAGGCCGAGATCACCACGATGTTAGCGGTACCGATTCGCCGTACCGAGAAACCTCTAATATTTACGACGGCAGTAAATTTACAGCAGATATGGCTATGCACAACGTTATTGGCGACAGTTTTAGAGGCGCAACTTGGGTCTCTATACACAATGGCGGTGGCGTAGGCTGGGGCGAAGTTATTAATGGCGGTTTTGGCTTGTTAT
- the hutH gene encoding histidine ammonia-lyase, giving the protein MFKYGIDQLTVKKVMAIANGSLKAIINQAAIKKIEDCRQNVETIACSNQAVYGINTGFGPLCDVQITPEETSKLQENLLITHAVGVGKPIDKMGSKIMMICKVHALCQGFSGVRLELIERILYFIDHDLIPVVPEQGSVGASGDLAPLAHLFLPLLGEGEFWFEGTITPAKNILKQHGLKPMSLEAKEGLGLINGTQFILAHTIMGLDKMNYLLDLADVAGVMSLEGYQGSASPFKEALHNIRPFKGNIKVAARIRMLLKDSQNLKNHFKCNRVQDPYSIRCMPQVHGASRNAYYHLNELAEIEMNSVTDNPIILSETEAISGGNFHGQPLAMALDYASIAASELGNIADRRCYLLLEGQYGLPRLLTKAGGLNSGFMIPQYTTAALVTENKSLCFPPSADSIPTSLGQEDHVSMGSISGRQFNQILGNIESILAIELMYAAQAMEFRRPNTFSEIIEENFKIIRSKVPKLEDDRILKDDIHTLITMVKNRAFIVN; this is encoded by the coding sequence ATGTTTAAATACGGAATAGATCAACTTACAGTAAAAAAAGTAATGGCGATTGCCAACGGAAGTTTAAAGGCAATTATTAATCAAGCAGCCATTAAAAAAATAGAAGACTGCAGGCAAAACGTTGAAACTATAGCCTGTTCAAACCAAGCCGTATATGGTATTAATACCGGGTTTGGTCCCTTGTGCGACGTTCAAATCACACCCGAGGAGACCAGCAAACTACAAGAAAACCTATTAATTACACATGCTGTTGGTGTGGGTAAACCAATTGATAAAATGGGTTCTAAAATCATGATGATTTGTAAAGTACATGCCCTATGTCAAGGGTTTTCTGGAGTGCGTTTAGAATTAATTGAGCGCATTCTCTATTTTATAGATCACGATTTAATTCCTGTAGTTCCAGAGCAAGGCTCGGTTGGTGCGTCTGGAGACTTGGCGCCTTTAGCCCATTTGTTTTTACCGCTATTAGGCGAGGGTGAATTTTGGTTTGAAGGCACCATTACACCCGCAAAAAATATTCTGAAACAGCACGGTTTAAAACCAATGAGCTTAGAAGCTAAAGAAGGCTTAGGTCTAATAAATGGGACACAGTTTATTTTAGCCCACACCATTATGGGTTTAGACAAAATGAACTATTTACTCGATTTAGCCGATGTTGCTGGCGTGATGAGTTTAGAGGGTTATCAAGGCAGTGCCTCACCTTTTAAAGAAGCCTTGCATAACATTCGGCCGTTTAAAGGCAATATAAAAGTCGCCGCACGCATTAGAATGTTACTCAAAGATTCGCAAAACCTAAAAAATCATTTTAAATGCAACCGCGTACAAGATCCCTATTCAATACGCTGCATGCCACAAGTACATGGCGCTTCAAGAAATGCCTACTATCATTTAAATGAATTGGCAGAAATTGAAATGAATTCGGTTACAGACAATCCCATTATATTAAGTGAAACAGAGGCTATTTCTGGCGGAAATTTTCATGGTCAACCCCTAGCCATGGCTTTAGACTACGCCTCTATTGCCGCCTCAGAATTAGGCAATATTGCAGATAGGCGTTGTTATTTGTTATTAGAAGGCCAATACGGCTTACCACGATTATTAACCAAAGCTGGTGGTTTAAATTCTGGTTTTATGATTCCGCAATACACCACCGCAGCATTGGTAACAGAAAACAAATCCTTGTGTTTTCCGCCATCGGCAGATAGTATTCCAACGTCTTTAGGGCAAGAAGACCACGTATCTATGGGCAGTATTTCTGGACGGCAGTTCAATCAGATTTTAGGAAATATTGAAAGTATCTTAGCCATCGAACTCATGTACGCTGCACAAGCTATGGAATTTAGAAGACCCAATACCTTTTCTGAAATCATTGAAGAAAATTTTAAAATAATTAGGAGCAAGGTGCCCAAATTAGAAGATGATCGTATTTTAAAAGACGACATCCACACCCTAATAACTATGGTGAAAAACCGCGCTTTTATTGTAAACTAA
- a CDS encoding LysR family transcriptional regulator, whose amino-acid sequence MKHQLELRHFKYFIAVAEDLHFRKAAERLFISQPGLSRQIKQMEDDLGLTLFERHNRKVELTKAGQYLKTQITQHLKDLDRILNQTKLINNGIKGDLKFGYVGSAMQEIIPNLLLKFRSQNPYAQFGLKELGNQKQIDSLLSLDIDIGFVRIERVPRDLQMKPILKENFCLVLPENHPINEASFINMNQFKDEDFILFDPQYSASYHEKVMQIFDDAGFTPIIAHNTIHATSIYKLVENNFGISIVPKSLQNLTVKGIKFIELTNILQKTILSVVWNKNNRNPMLKKFLVNIN is encoded by the coding sequence ATGAAGCATCAATTAGAGTTAAGGCATTTTAAATATTTTATTGCAGTAGCTGAAGATTTGCATTTTAGAAAAGCCGCCGAACGTCTATTTATATCACAACCTGGCTTAAGTAGACAAATTAAGCAAATGGAAGACGATTTGGGTTTGACATTGTTTGAGCGGCACAACAGAAAAGTGGAACTTACAAAAGCAGGACAGTATTTAAAAACCCAAATCACACAACATTTAAAAGATCTAGACCGTATTTTAAACCAAACGAAATTAATAAACAACGGTATTAAAGGCGATTTAAAATTTGGATATGTGGGATCTGCTATGCAAGAAATTATTCCGAATTTACTTTTAAAATTCAGATCACAAAATCCCTATGCGCAGTTTGGTTTAAAGGAGTTGGGCAATCAAAAACAAATAGACAGTTTACTGTCTTTAGATATAGATATTGGTTTTGTGAGGATAGAACGTGTGCCAAGGGATTTACAGATGAAGCCCATTTTAAAAGAGAATTTTTGCTTGGTCTTGCCCGAAAACCATCCTATAAATGAGGCTAGTTTTATAAATATGAATCAGTTTAAAGATGAAGATTTTATATTGTTCGATCCGCAATATAGTGCCTCATATCATGAAAAAGTGATGCAAATTTTTGACGACGCGGGTTTCACTCCAATAATTGCGCACAATACTATTCATGCCACGTCTATTTATAAATTGGTTGAAAATAATTTTGGTATTTCTATAGTCCCAAAATCACTTCAAAATTTAACGGTTAAAGGCATTAAATTTATCGAGTTGACTAACATTTTACAAAAAACAATATTATCGGTTGTTTGGAATAAAAACAATAGAAACCCTATGTTAAAGAAGTTTTTAGTGAATATTAATTAA
- a CDS encoding FKBP-type peptidyl-prolyl cis-trans isomerase: MKTIKFLSVAFVATLLFSCNQNGVTNKPLNTQLDSVSYAVGLNMGKGLKGNIERSNFNEADIDLIKQGFINGLDSLNILMEDDQVQTLLTDYFTKKQQEEQEKQQAEQLKKAEEEFNDVKVAGENFLEENKTKDGVQTTASGLQYIVLKEGKGDKPQETSKVKVHYHGTTINGEVFDSSVERGVPSEFGVNQVIPGWIEGLQLMPVGSKYKFFIPQELAYGAFPRQGGKIKPFDALIFEVELLEITE, from the coding sequence ATGAAAACTATTAAATTTTTAAGTGTCGCTTTTGTGGCAACTCTGTTATTTTCTTGTAATCAAAACGGAGTGACTAACAAACCATTAAATACTCAACTAGATTCGGTTAGTTATGCCGTTGGTTTAAATATGGGTAAAGGTTTAAAAGGTAATATAGAGCGTAGTAATTTTAATGAAGCCGATATAGATTTAATAAAACAAGGATTTATTAATGGTTTAGATTCTTTAAATATTTTAATGGAAGATGATCAGGTACAAACTCTTTTAACCGATTATTTCACAAAGAAGCAACAAGAAGAGCAAGAAAAACAACAAGCGGAACAATTAAAGAAAGCTGAAGAAGAATTTAACGATGTTAAAGTTGCTGGAGAAAACTTTTTGGAGGAAAACAAAACTAAAGATGGTGTTCAAACTACCGCTTCTGGATTACAATATATTGTATTAAAAGAAGGTAAAGGGGATAAACCTCAAGAAACGTCTAAAGTTAAAGTGCACTACCACGGTACAACAATTAATGGTGAGGTTTTTGATAGCTCTGTAGAAAGAGGTGTTCCATCAGAATTTGGTGTTAATCAAGTTATTCCGGGGTGGATAGAGGGTTTACAGCTTATGCCTGTAGGTTCGAAATACAAGTTTTTTATTCCACAAGAACTTGCTTATGGTGCTTTTCCACGTCAAGGTGGTAAAATTAAGCCATTCGACGCTTTGATTTTCGAGGTTGAATTATTAGAAATTACCGAGTAA